Within Anticarsia gemmatalis isolate Benzon Research Colony breed Stoneville strain chromosome 15, ilAntGemm2 primary, whole genome shotgun sequence, the genomic segment ttgtaaaatatcaatgtgtaaatacaaattatttttattatactaaaatcGTTTTAATTCACTTGCAACTACTTTACGAGAATCATTTACTTCATATAAATTTTACGCCTTTCAACATGACACCGACATCTAGTGACGACATTAAGAACTACTTGGAAAACATATTGATGCAAATGCAcctaaagataatataaataattcagatAAATTAATGACCTTACTCTATATAGAAATGGCGATCAATTTAGTTACGATGACAAATTTATCGGATTAATGCAAATCTTCTAGATATTTGCctacaataattacattaacTAAAGCGGTACAAGAACTGTATACCATGGCCGTCAGATAAGGCAAGGTGTGGCGCCGATTACCAATATCTTAACGAAAATAATGGCAAGGCGATACCGCACATTTACCAATTGGAAACAAGACAAGatacagtagtcagaagcttgaaagtctgacaaccagtgtcaccgagaggtatcgtgttataacccaggtgacTGGGTTGTAAAGACCCGATACCCATGTGAAATTTAACCGAAAGCCGATTCAAATATAGTTGGAAGTTTCtatgaaacaaaacacaatgtaggtaggtacttattgtaCTTAAGAAGCTGTCTCCATCTCTTATGATTAAGAGAagttatttacagttttaaatcGTTGACGTCACTCTTTCTATAGCTGTAATCAAGAAGCTGAACTTGAcgtttattacaaatatgtcGATTTCGTTTCATTGGGCAATCAAAAAACATCTTGATAATAGAATGAAACCAGGGAATTACCTAAAATTCCAACGCGAACACGGAATgttaatatctataatgtagatcagattttaatgtgtgtttgtttgaatgttttaatTAGTCATTTATCAGCACTACTgtatttcttttacaaaaaatgattcgagtacaaaacaaaattgagGGTGACGAATACTTGGACTCTGCATATGATTTAGTAAGTGGATTTAAATAGAAtcttatttttgaataataaatatgatagtATCTGTAATACAACTCTAATTTTCAACAGCTTTTCGAAATTTTATTCAGGttcaaaagaagaaataaaatagtttcagaATAGCAGTCAAATAATGGATTTTAAGGGACTTTTACAATATAACATTATCTTTCTCAATACATTAAAAGATTAGTCGGACACAATACACGCCAATTAGATAAtgtgtcaaaaatacatttattatcgGCAAACGAATAACTAGTAGTGTCACCTTTTGTATATTTTCCGTTGGTTTCTTGAAAGGAGCTCTAAATATGGTTCGTTTATTGATATTACTGTTGGCAGTGTCAGTGTGGTCGCAAGATTTGGGTGTTCACTATTCATTTGACGTGGATTTTTACAGATTGTTCAGTGAAAAACGTTGTGTGCAAAAATCTCCTTGGTATTTAGTAGATTATGAGGTAATGAAAATAGCAGCGCCGGTGAATGGAAGTACTAAAGCGATTCGAGCGGAACAGAACAGTTGTTCTTCTTCGTTTCCTATAAATTTATTCCGAAATAGTACTTTAGAGCTGTTTGTGTACGTTGAAACAATGTTCAAGAGCAGTAGTTTGGTCATATCTGTGCTGAAAGAGGAGGATAATATGCCTATCATTACCGATGTTTATACCAGCGATGACTTCGTGCCAGGATGGTCCATAATGACGATAAACATAGACTGGACAGGTGCTggttatgtaagtatttaaaactgCTGAAGTTCTAGTAAAAGTTTGCTCAAGGTCATATTACAATTAAGAAATTTGCCCAAAATTTTTActacaagtatttaaaataagaatatttaaacaataacaatgacgTATTACTTTCTACACACATGTCAAAGTAATCTGAGAACTATATGAAAAAAGCAGAATGACATTTGGAAAcgtgttatattatgtttaaatagaTTGTCGAAAGATTAAGCCTGTCAGTACATTTCGAAACTAGAGCCATCAATTTCAAtgctaaaaaaaattgtatttaggctttatttaaaaggtatttgtatttttaaatttacagaTCAATCTATTAGGACGATGCAGAGGAAACGACACCATATTGGTTGACTCATTCGTATACACTTTGAATGAAAACCTGTCAAAAAATGTACAAACGAATTATATTACGGATTTGAAACTGAAACCATCAATGTTAATTGATAACGCACCTGATGTAACAGATAATGAATCACGCGCagttgataatattaaaatatctgatAATGGTGATTCAGGAAAACATGACAATGACGTCATCAAGGACAACGAGAATTTGAGGGACAATGTAGGTACTAGATTCAAGGAGCAAGGATCCGAAGACAATAACAACAATAGTTCAGACAAAGTGCCCAGAGATAATAATGCTACCGGTGAAAACGGAGCCAAAGACAATAACGAACCCGGAACCGACAATGGCACTGGCGAGAATGTGCCGGGAGACAATAATGAGCCCGGAGAGGACAACGGCTCAGGTGAAAATGGATCTGGAGACAATAATGAGCCCGGAGAGGATAACGGCTCTGGCGAGAATGGATCTGGAGACAATAATGAGCCCGGAGAGGATAACGGCTCTGGCGAGAATGGATCTGGAGACAATAATGAGCCCGGAGAAGATAACGGCTCTGGCGAGAATGGATCTGGAGACAATAATGAGCCCGGAGAGGATAACGGCTCTGGCGAGAATGGATCTGGAGACAATAATGAGCCCGGAGAGGATAACGGCTCTGGCGAGAATGGATCTGGAGACAATAATGAGCCCGGAGAAGATAACGGCTCTGGCGAGAATGGATCTGGAGACAATAATGAGCCCGGAGAGGATAACGGCTCTGGCGAGAATGGATCTGGAGACAATAATGAGCCCGGAGAGGATAACGGCTCTGGCGAGAATGGATCTGGAGACAATAATGAGCCCGGAGAGGATAACGGCTCTGGCGAGAATGGATCTGGAGACAATAATGAGCCCGGAGAGGACAACGGCTCTGGCGAGAATGGATCCGGAGAGGACAACGGCTCTGGCGAGAACGGATCCGGAGAGGACAACGGCTCAGGTGAAAATGGATCCGGAGACAATGGATCTGGGGATGATGGGTCTGGCGAGAATGGATCAGGTGAAAATGGATCCGGAGACAATGGATCTGGGGATGATGGGTCTGGCGAGAATGGATCAGGTGAAGAGGGTTCCGGGGAAGAGGGTTCCGGCGACAATGGATCAGGTGAAGAGGGTTCCGGGGAAGAGGGTTCCGGTGACACTGGATCAGGAGAAGAGGGTTCCGGGGAAGAGGGTTCCGGTGACAATGGATCAGGAGAAGAGGGTTCCGGTGACAATGGATCAGGTGAAGAGGGTTCCGGCGACAATGGATCAGGTGAAGAGGGTTCTGGTGACAATGGATCAGGTGAAGAGGGTTCTGGTGACAATGGATCAGGTGAAGAGGGTTCTGGTGACGATGGATCAGGTGAAGAGGGTTCTGGTGACGATGGATCAGGTGAAGAGGGTTCTGGTGACGATGGATCAGGTGAAGAGGGTTCTGGTGACAATGGATCAGGTGAAGAGGGTTCTGGTGACGATGGATCAGGTGAAGAGGGTTCTGGTGACGATGGATCAGGTGAAGAGGGTTCTGGTGACAATGGATCAGGTGAAGAGGGTTCTGGTGACAATGGATCAGGTGAAGAGGGTTCTGGTGACGATGGATCAGGTGAAGAGGGTTCTGGTGACGATGGATCAGGTGAAGAGGGTTCTGGTGACGATGGATCAGGTGAAGAGGGTTCTGGTGACAATGGATCAGGTGAAGAGGGTTCTGGTGACAATGGATCAGGTGAAGAGGGTTCTGGTGACGATGGATCAGGTGAAGAGGGTTCTGGTGACGATGGATCAGGTGAAGAGGGTTCTGGTGACGATGGATCAGGTGAAGAGGGTTCTGGTGACAATGGATCAGGAGAAGACGGTTCTGGTGACGATGGATCAGGTGAAGAGGGTTCTGGTGACAATGGATCAGGTGAAGAGGGTTCTGGTGACAATGGATCAGGTGAAGAGGGTTCTGGTGACGATGGATCAGGTGAAGAGGGTTCTGGTGACAATGGATCAGGTGAAGAGGGTTCTGGTGACAATGGATCAGGTGAAGAGGGTTCTGGTGACGATGGATCAGGTGAAGAGGGTTCTGGTGACGATGGATCAGGTGAAGAGGGTTCTGGTGACGATGGATCAGGTGAAGAGGGTTCTGGTGACAATGGATCAGGAGAAGACGGTTCTGGTGACGATGGATCAGGTGAAGAGGGTTCTGGTGACAATGGATCAGGTGAAGAGGGTTCTGGTGACAATGGATCAGGAGAAGACGGTTCTGGTGACGATGGATCAGGTGAAGAGGGTTCTGGTGACGATGGATCAGGTGAAGAGGGTTCTGGTGACGATGGATCAGGTGAAGAGGGTTCTGGTGACGATGGATCAGGTGAAGAGGGTTCTGGTGACAATGGATCAGGAGAAGAGGGTTCCGGGGAAGAGGGTTCTGGTGACAATGGATTAGGAGAAGAGGGTTCTGGCGACAATGGCTCCGGAGAAGAAGGTTCTGGTGACAATGGATCCGGGGAAGAAGGTTCTGGTGACAACGGCTCCGGAGACAATGGATCAGGAGAAGACGGTTCTGCAGAAGGGTCTGGGGATGACAATGAAAATGATGATGACATTATTGTAGTCCCCGTAGAAGCAGGATTATCGACAGTGACTATAGTACTAATATGCGTAGGTTCCGTAGCAGGCGTAGCTGTAGTTGGTGGAGTCGCTTACCAATTTGGTGTCTCGAAAGGAGCCAAAGACGTCAGTCTGCTGGACTTTGAAGAAGAGCCTCCCAAAGTACTAAATATACCTCGAGTTAGAATAAACACTACTATGCCAAGGGCTTATGTTTAATACTTAGTAATTAGTCTTACTACAGCTGCTTTTCAGAATAGAATCAGAAAATTATACGACTTGcgattatttatattaaccaAGCGATCTACGGCTGTACCTCAGTTaagtaattagaaataaaataataattattataaaatacttaaatatctactaatattatagctGTTATTGTGATATTTCTATAGTTAAACTAAAGTTATGTACGtattattaagatttaaatatgaattatacgatattttttattacaaccgATTGTATTATTTAACTGCCA encodes:
- the LOC142978869 gene encoding uncharacterized protein LOC142978869 isoform X1; this encodes MVRLLILLLAVSVWSQDLGVHYSFDVDFYRLFSEKRCVQKSPWYLVDYEVMKIAAPVNGSTKAIRAEQNSCSSSFPINLFRNSTLELFVYVETMFKSSSLVISVLKEEDNMPIITDVYTSDDFVPGWSIMTINIDWTGAGYINLLGRCRGNDTILVDSFVYTLNENLSKNVQTNYITDLKLKPSMLIDNAPDVTDNESRAVDNIKISDNGDSGKHDNDVIKDNENLRDNVGTRFKEQGSEDNNNNSSDKVPRDNNATGENGAKDNNEPGTDNGTGENVPGDNNEPGEDNGSGENGSGDNNEPGEDNGSGENGSGDNNEPGEDNGSGENGSGDNNEPGEDNGSGENGSGDNNEPGEDNGSGENGSGDNNEPGEDNGSGENGSGDNNEPGEDNGSGENGSGDNNEPGEDNGSGENGSGDNNEPGEDNGSGENGSGDNNEPGEDNGSGENGSGDNNEPGEDNGSGENGSGEDNGSGENGSGEDNGSGENGSGDNGSGDDGSGENGSGENGSGDNGSGDDGSGENGSGEEGSGEEGSGDNGSGEEGSGEEGSGDTGSGEEGSGEEGSGDNGSGEEGSGDNGSGEEGSGDNGSGEEGSGDNGSGEEGSGDNGSGEEGSGDDGSGEEGSGDDGSGEEGSGDDGSGEEGSGDNGSGEEGSGDDGSGEEGSGDDGSGEEGSGDNGSGEEGSGDNGSGEEGSGDDGSGEEGSGDDGSGEEGSGDDGSGEEGSGDNGSGEEGSGDNGSGEEGSGDDGSGEEGSGDDGSGEEGSGDDGSGEEGSGDNGSGEDGSGDDGSGEEGSGDNGSGEEGSGDNGSGEEGSGDDGSGEEGSGDNGSGEEGSGDNGSGEEGSGDDGSGEEGSGDDGSGEEGSGDDGSGEEGSGDNGSGEDGSGDDGSGEEGSGDNGSGEEGSGDNGSGEDGSGDDGSGEEGSGDDGSGEEGSGDDGSGEEGSGDDGSGEEGSGDNGSGEEGSGEEGSGDNGLGEEGSGDNGSGEEGSGDNGSGEEGSGDNGSGDNGSGEDGSAEGSGDDNENDDDIIVVPVEAGLSTVTIVLICVGSVAGVAVVGGVAYQFGVSKGAKDVSLLDFEEEPPKVLNIPRVRINTTMPRAYV
- the LOC142978869 gene encoding uncharacterized protein LOC142978869 isoform X2 codes for the protein MKIAAPVNGSTKAIRAEQNSCSSSFPINLFRNSTLELFVYVETMFKSSSLVISVLKEEDNMPIITDVYTSDDFVPGWSIMTINIDWTGAGYINLLGRCRGNDTILVDSFVYTLNENLSKNVQTNYITDLKLKPSMLIDNAPDVTDNESRAVDNIKISDNGDSGKHDNDVIKDNENLRDNVGTRFKEQGSEDNNNNSSDKVPRDNNATGENGAKDNNEPGTDNGTGENVPGDNNEPGEDNGSGENGSGDNNEPGEDNGSGENGSGDNNEPGEDNGSGENGSGDNNEPGEDNGSGENGSGDNNEPGEDNGSGENGSGDNNEPGEDNGSGENGSGDNNEPGEDNGSGENGSGDNNEPGEDNGSGENGSGDNNEPGEDNGSGENGSGDNNEPGEDNGSGENGSGDNNEPGEDNGSGENGSGEDNGSGENGSGEDNGSGENGSGDNGSGDDGSGENGSGENGSGDNGSGDDGSGENGSGEEGSGEEGSGDNGSGEEGSGEEGSGDTGSGEEGSGEEGSGDNGSGEEGSGDNGSGEEGSGDNGSGEEGSGDNGSGEEGSGDNGSGEEGSGDDGSGEEGSGDDGSGEEGSGDDGSGEEGSGDNGSGEEGSGDDGSGEEGSGDDGSGEEGSGDNGSGEEGSGDNGSGEEGSGDDGSGEEGSGDDGSGEEGSGDDGSGEEGSGDNGSGEEGSGDNGSGEEGSGDDGSGEEGSGDDGSGEEGSGDDGSGEEGSGDNGSGEDGSGDDGSGEEGSGDNGSGEEGSGDNGSGEEGSGDDGSGEEGSGDNGSGEEGSGDNGSGEEGSGDDGSGEEGSGDDGSGEEGSGDDGSGEEGSGDNGSGEDGSGDDGSGEEGSGDNGSGEEGSGDNGSGEDGSGDDGSGEEGSGDDGSGEEGSGDDGSGEEGSGDDGSGEEGSGDNGSGEEGSGEEGSGDNGLGEEGSGDNGSGEEGSGDNGSGEEGSGDNGSGDNGSGEDGSAEGSGDDNENDDDIIVVPVEAGLSTVTIVLICVGSVAGVAVVGGVAYQFGVSKGAKDVSLLDFEEEPPKVLNIPRVRINTTMPRAYV